From Leopardus geoffroyi isolate Oge1 chromosome B4, O.geoffroyi_Oge1_pat1.0, whole genome shotgun sequence, a single genomic window includes:
- the NECAP1 gene encoding adaptin ear-binding coat-associated protein 1 isoform X2, translating into MAAELEYESVLCVKPDVSVYRIPPRASNRGYRASDWKLDQPDWTGRLRITSKGKIAYIKLEDKVSGELFAQAPVEQYPGIAVETVTDSSRYFVIRIQDGTGRSAFIGIGFTDRGDAFDFNVSLQDHFKWVKQESEISRESQEMDTRPKLDLGFKEGQTIKLSIGNITTKKGGASKPKAAGTGGLSLLPPPPGGKVTIPPPSSSVAISNHVTPPPIPKSNHGGSDADILLDLDAPAPVPAPAPAPVSASNDLWGDFSTASSSVPNQAPQPSNWVQF; encoded by the exons ATGGCGGCGGAGTTGGAGTACGAGTCTGTTCTGTGTGTGAAGCCCGACGTTAGCGTCTACCGGATCCCTCCCCGGGCCTCCAACCGCGGTTACAG GGCATCTGACTGGAAATTAGACCAGCCTGATTGGACTGGTCGCCTCCGAATCACTTCAAAAGGGAAGATTGCTTATATCAAGCTTGAGGATAAAGTTTCAG GGGAGCTCTTTGCTCAGGCACCAGTAGAACAATATCCTGGTATTGCTGTGGAGACAGTGACAGATTCCAGCCGCTACTTTGTAATCCGGATCCAGGATGGTACTG GGCGTAGTGCTTTCATTGGCATTGGCTTCACAGATCGGGGTGATGCCTTTGACTTTAATGTCTCCTTGCAAGATCATTTCAA GTGGGTAAAGCAGGAGTCTGAGATTTCCAGAGAATCTCAGGAAATGGACACTCGTCCCAAGTTGGATCTGGGCTTCAAGGAGGGACAGACCATCAAGTTGAGTATTGGG aacaTTACAACTAAGAAAGGCGGTGCTTCCAAGCCCAAGGCTGCGGGAACTGGGGGCCTGAGCCTGCTCCCGCCCCCACCTGGAGGCAAAGTCACTATCCCCCCACCATCCTCCTCAGTTGCCATCAGCAATCATGTCACTCCACCACCCATTCCAAAATCTAACCATGGAGGTAGTGATGCAG ATATCCTTTTAGATTTGGATGCTCCTGCTCCTGTCCCGGCACCAGCACCAGCTCCAGTGTCTGCAAGCAATGACTTGTGGGGAGACTTTAGCACTGCTTCCAG CTCTGTTCCAAACCAGGCACCACAGCCATCCAACTGGGTCCAGTTCTGA
- the NECAP1 gene encoding adaptin ear-binding coat-associated protein 1 isoform X1, whose product MAAELEYESVLCVKPDVSVYRIPPRASNRGYRASDWKLDQPDWTGRLRITSKGKIAYIKLEDKVSGELFAQAPVEQYPGIAVETVTDSSRYFVIRIQDGTGRSAFIGIGFTDRGDAFDFNVSLQDHFKWVKQESEISRESQEMDTRPKLDLGFKEGQTIKLSIGNITTKKGGASKPKAAGTGGLSLLPPPPGGKVTIPPPSSSVAISNHVTPPPIPKSNHGGSDADILLDLDAPAPVPAPAPAPVSASNDLWGDFSTASRYEHSETSILSNRVQGMLPFNETS is encoded by the exons ATGGCGGCGGAGTTGGAGTACGAGTCTGTTCTGTGTGTGAAGCCCGACGTTAGCGTCTACCGGATCCCTCCCCGGGCCTCCAACCGCGGTTACAG GGCATCTGACTGGAAATTAGACCAGCCTGATTGGACTGGTCGCCTCCGAATCACTTCAAAAGGGAAGATTGCTTATATCAAGCTTGAGGATAAAGTTTCAG GGGAGCTCTTTGCTCAGGCACCAGTAGAACAATATCCTGGTATTGCTGTGGAGACAGTGACAGATTCCAGCCGCTACTTTGTAATCCGGATCCAGGATGGTACTG GGCGTAGTGCTTTCATTGGCATTGGCTTCACAGATCGGGGTGATGCCTTTGACTTTAATGTCTCCTTGCAAGATCATTTCAA GTGGGTAAAGCAGGAGTCTGAGATTTCCAGAGAATCTCAGGAAATGGACACTCGTCCCAAGTTGGATCTGGGCTTCAAGGAGGGACAGACCATCAAGTTGAGTATTGGG aacaTTACAACTAAGAAAGGCGGTGCTTCCAAGCCCAAGGCTGCGGGAACTGGGGGCCTGAGCCTGCTCCCGCCCCCACCTGGAGGCAAAGTCACTATCCCCCCACCATCCTCCTCAGTTGCCATCAGCAATCATGTCACTCCACCACCCATTCCAAAATCTAACCATGGAGGTAGTGATGCAG ATATCCTTTTAGATTTGGATGCTCCTGCTCCTGTCCCGGCACCAGCACCAGCTCCAGTGTCTGCAAGCAATGACTTGTGGGGAGACTTTAGCACTGCTTCCAGGTATGAGCATAGTGAAACCAGCATACTGTCAAACAGGGTACAGGGAATGTTACCGTTCAATGAAAC GTCTTAG